In a single window of the Biomphalaria glabrata chromosome 13, xgBioGlab47.1, whole genome shotgun sequence genome:
- the LOC129922289 gene encoding fibrillin-3-like, translating to MTTQLCGLGFLFWAGSWLNTNYYVSSLDYKKFNISGRIYCHSLQTSFTFDDAVNNCLKIGAALAFFDDNAEYLTAFQKIIVNASQEKQTWITFNATAVNSKYVFYWKKQKFNDSVWASGEPSDQCTSTKTKCCARMRLKPRGLADKDCSNKFAYLCKAIPVCPAHALGCYLSCGETITNLTCLPGFQFYAANTSCVDVNECEQNTSLCQGTCQNTVGSYRCTCNTGYKLSGSYLCVDIDECSLGNHTCQQVCVNVIGSYHCSCSVGYMASDSGQCLDINECSIGAKPCQQTCTNTNGSFLCSCETGWTLSLNRRNCTLNDECVSSPCQHECVRTNKSFVCSCYPGYTLHSNGINCTDVNECKSSVCQHNCTNTDGSYICTCLYGYNLQPDNTSCSDIDECSNNISLCSDICRNTPGGYLCGCLDGFRVVNQNCSDIDECENTLKNNCSHHCNNTPGSYTCWCDDGYRLSENLTTCLDIDECLEYTYRCSDICINTIGSYRCACGPGYIPDADNITCLDVDECQNITCGHSCINTIGSFVCKCDEGFNLDSLDMSSCNDVDECLEASQFCNQTCDVAPDSNISACQVNVQDCKLCDHLCLNTNGSYLCTCQTGYGLNSTDNTTCYDIDECSLNSSLCEFYCNNTPGSYFCSCPQGYHLSENKHSCNKKGAYSQCPCRCYGRKEITNVTTQQLKEQLETLSKDIQVQEVNLLSTKLLLTCQPDDRPASNVIGYVGIVMLTFVFGSVVVLDLIRLLRHMLFARGSHTDRL from the exons ATGACTACACAACTTTGTGGACTTGGCTTTCTGTTCTGGGCAG GTTCATGGCTTAACACCAACTACTATGTGTCGTCATtagactataagaagttcaacATTAGCGGCAGGATTTACTGTCATTCTTTGCAAACTTCTTTCACTTTTGACGACGCTGTAAACAATTGCCTCAAAATTGGAGCCGCTCTTGCCTTTTTTGACGACAACGCTGAATACTTGACAGCGTTTCAGAAGATAATTGTCAACGCCAGCCAAGAGAAACAGACCTGGATTACGTTCAACGCCACTGCTGTCAACTCCAAATATGTCTTTTattggaaaaaacaaaaatttaacgACTCTGTGTGGGCAAGCGGTGAACCCAGTGATCAGTGTACTAGCACTAAAACTAAGTGCTGCGCACGGATGAGGCTAAAACCGAGAGGCTTAGCGGACAAGGACTGTTCAAATAAGTTTGCTTACCTTTGTAAAGCGATACCTGTATGCCCTGCGCATGCGCTGGGCTGCTATTTGAGTTGCGGTGAGACTATAACAAACCTAACTTGTTTACCAGGATTTCAATTCTACGCAGCTAACACATCGTGCGTAGATGTGAATGAATGTGAACAAAATACATCTTTATGTCAAGGAACGTGTCAGAACACAGTGGGCTCCTACCGCTGTACGTGTAACACAGGCTACAAACTGAGTGGAAGTTACTTGTGTGTGGACATTGATGAATGTAGTCTGGGAAATCATACGTGTCAACAAGTCTGTGTGAATGTCATAGGCTCATATCATTGCAGCTGTAGTGTTGGTTACATGGCCTCGGACAGCGGACAATGCCTTGATATTAATGAATGTAGCATTGGTGCCAAGCCATGCCAACAGACCTGTACCAATACGAATGGATCATTTTTATGCAGCTGCGAAACCGGATGGACTTTGTCTTTAAATAGACGCAACTGCACCTTGAATGATGAGTGTGTCTCCTCTCCTTGCCAGCATGAGTGTGTACGTACAAATAAGAGCTTTGTGTGTAGCTGTTATCCAGGGTACACATTGCATAGCAACGGAATAAACTGCACAGACGTCAATGAGTGTAAAAGCAGCGTGTGCCAACACAATTGCACCAATACAGACGGGTCTTACATATGTACTTGCCTTTATGGATACAATTTGCAGCCGGATAATACTTCTTGCTCTGACATCGATGAGTGTTCAAACAATATATCCCTATGCAGTGACATTTGCAGAAACACTCCCGGCGGTTACCTCTGCGGATGCCTTGACGGGTTCCGCGTTGTAAACCAAAACTGCTCCGACATTGATGAATGtgaaaacactttaaaaaataactgcTCACATCATTGCAATAATACACCCGGCAGCTACACGTGTTGGTGCGACGATGGTTATCGGTTATCAGAAAACCTGACTACATGCCTGGACATAGATGAATGTCTGGAATACACCTATAGATGCTCAGATATATGCATCAACACAATAGGCAGCTACAGGTGTGCCTGTGGTCCAGGTTATATCCCTGACGCAGATAATATAACCTGCCTTGACGTCGATGAATGTCAGAATATAACATGTGGGCATAGCTGTATCAACACGATTGGCTCTTTTGTCTGCAAGTGTGACGAAGGCTTCAACCTTGACAGTTTGGATATGTCCTCGTGCAATGACGTTGATGAATGCCTAGAAGCATCCCAGTTCTGCAACCAAACATGCGATGTTGCCCCAGATTCAAACATATCAGCCTGCCAAGTAAATGTACAAGATTGTAAGCTGTGCGATCACTTGTGTCTAAATACCAATGGCTCGTACTTGTGTACTTGTCAAACCGGATATGGACTTAACTCTACTGACAATACAACTTGTTACGACATAGACGAATGCAGTCTCAACTCCAGCCTGTGTGAATTCTATTGCAACAACACCCCAGGCTCATACTTCTGCTCATGTCCTCAGGGTTACCACCTTTCAGAAAATAAACACTCATGCAACAAAAAGGGAGCGTACTCTCAATGCCCTTGCCGTTGTTATGGTCGTAAAGAAATAACAAACGTGACGACACAACAACTTAAGGAGCAGCTTGAAACATTAAGCAAAGACATTCAAGTCCAGGAGGTCAATCTACTCTCTACAAAGTTGCTACTTACATGCCAACCCGACGACCGACCTGCGAGCAATGTTATTGGCTATGTCGGGATTGTGATGCTTACATTTGTGTTTGGATCTGTAGTAGTGTTGGATCTTATACGTTTATTAAGGCACATGCTCTTTGCAAGAGGATCACATACAGACAGACTGTGA